A single region of the Sphingobium sp. TKS genome encodes:
- a CDS encoding DUF4112 domain-containing protein, giving the protein MAISQDQFDRIVRDMPGFGRDPASVRKRIEAMEALLEGLFVLPGTNRRVGLDSLVGLIPVVGDFATAAMGAWMVWEARNLGMSKWQLTRMAANVGFDTLIGAIPFAGDIFDFFYKSNTKNLRIIRKHLDRHHPSTVVIDG; this is encoded by the coding sequence ATGGCGATTTCGCAGGACCAGTTCGACCGGATCGTGCGCGACATGCCGGGGTTCGGCCGCGATCCCGCCTCGGTGCGCAAACGGATAGAGGCGATGGAGGCGCTGCTGGAGGGGCTGTTCGTGCTGCCCGGTACAAACCGGCGCGTCGGGCTGGACAGCCTAGTGGGATTGATCCCGGTGGTGGGCGATTTCGCCACGGCGGCGATGGGCGCATGGATGGTGTGGGAAGCGCGCAATCTGGGCATGTCGAAATGGCAACTCACCCGCATGGCGGCCAATGTCGGCTTCGATACGCTGATCGGCGCCATTCCCTTCGCCGGGGATATTTTCGACTTTTTCTACAAGTCCAACACGAAGAATCTGCGGATCATCCGCAAGCATCTGGACAGGCATCACCCCTCGACGGTGGTGATCGACGGTTAG
- a CDS encoding ABC transporter substrate-binding protein, whose protein sequence is MISGRPRSPFACLTLGGAALMAAMLGGCSDEGSGTVTVSVVGAPADFAKPLENLPDPGAKLFLETTAQGLVAFDASGEILPALAQRWIVEDDGRSYIFRLRRAFWPDGSKVMAKDVGRLLMARIEALRRLDPAGPLDAVQDVVAMTGEVIEIRLAAPRPYVLQMLAQPQMAILSRDGGTGPYRRAMRGKALVLTPVERATNESGDELPVPTWQTRIVRAERAALAITRFQQGKSALVLGGRFSDLPLLVPAGVDRDDVRIDPVQGLLGLAITGQGGDRGKLLDDDGVRRAINMAIDRSQLPVMFPVGGWATTEQIVPGQLDLPVPPAVPDWTGLSQEDRWAQGQAVMKRWRSEHGDPPVLRVALPKGPGATMLFGLVRHDLGMIGLAVERVDMAADADLRLVDEVAAYDSALWYLGRIGCARKVHCSLQADAQLQAASLASSLEERMARVAQAEALMQAHNGFVALGAPVRWSLVARRLTGFMASPRARHPLNHLFKSTN, encoded by the coding sequence ATGATTTCCGGCCGCCCCCGCTCGCCTTTTGCCTGCCTGACCCTGGGCGGGGCCGCCCTGATGGCGGCTATGCTGGGCGGCTGTTCGGACGAAGGCAGCGGAACGGTGACGGTCAGTGTCGTGGGCGCCCCCGCCGATTTCGCCAAACCGCTGGAGAATCTGCCCGATCCCGGCGCGAAACTGTTCCTGGAAACCACTGCGCAGGGATTGGTGGCGTTCGACGCCAGTGGGGAGATATTGCCGGCGCTGGCCCAACGCTGGATCGTCGAGGATGACGGGCGCAGTTATATCTTCCGCCTGCGCCGAGCCTTCTGGCCGGACGGCAGCAAGGTGATGGCGAAGGATGTCGGGCGGCTGCTGATGGCGCGGATAGAGGCGCTGCGGCGGCTGGACCCGGCCGGGCCGCTGGACGCGGTGCAGGATGTCGTGGCGATGACCGGCGAAGTGATCGAAATCCGCCTTGCCGCGCCGCGCCCCTATGTGCTGCAGATGCTGGCCCAGCCCCAGATGGCGATCCTGTCGCGCGACGGGGGCACCGGCCCCTATCGCCGCGCGATGCGGGGCAAGGCGCTTGTGCTGACGCCGGTGGAGCGGGCGACGAACGAATCCGGGGACGAATTGCCGGTGCCCACCTGGCAGACCCGGATCGTCCGGGCAGAGCGGGCGGCGCTGGCCATCACCCGCTTTCAGCAGGGGAAATCCGCGCTGGTGCTGGGCGGGCGCTTTTCCGACCTGCCGCTGCTGGTGCCTGCCGGGGTCGACCGGGACGATGTGCGGATCGATCCGGTGCAGGGGCTGCTGGGGCTGGCGATAACCGGCCAGGGCGGAGACAGAGGCAAGCTGCTGGACGATGACGGCGTGCGGCGGGCGATCAACATGGCGATCGACCGCAGCCAGTTGCCGGTGATGTTCCCGGTCGGCGGATGGGCCACGACCGAGCAGATCGTGCCGGGGCAACTCGACCTGCCTGTGCCGCCCGCCGTGCCCGACTGGACAGGGCTGTCGCAGGAGGATCGCTGGGCGCAAGGGCAGGCGGTCATGAAACGCTGGCGCAGCGAGCATGGCGATCCGCCGGTGCTGCGCGTGGCGCTGCCCAAGGGGCCGGGCGCGACCATGCTGTTCGGATTGGTGCGGCATGATCTCGGCATGATCGGGCTGGCGGTCGAGCGGGTCGACATGGCGGCGGATGCCGACCTGCGGCTGGTCGATGAGGTCGCCGCCTATGACAGCGCGCTCTGGTATCTGGGCCGGATCGGCTGCGCGCGGAAAGTGCATTGTTCGCTGCAAGCGGACGCGCAATTGCAGGCGGCGAGCCTCGCCAGCAGCCTGGAGGAACGCATGGCGCGGGTGGCGCAGGCCGAGGCGCTGATGCAGGCGCATAACGGCTTCGTCGCCTTGGGCGCGCCGGTTCGCTGGTCGCTGGTGGCGCGGCGGCTGACGGGCTTCATGGCCTCGCCACGGGCGCGACACCCATTGAACCATCTGTTCAAGAGCACCAATTAA
- a CDS encoding ribonuclease T2 family protein, whose translation MLKLALPLLLLAAPASALAQAAQCSLPAQMPRPRPDLPSESQGRRLLPIGGYTLALTWSPQYCAGAKGGDDAFQCSGRNGRFGFTLHGLWPDGVGKEWPQYCRATDLLPRPVIWQNLCVTPSVQLLQHEWAKHGTCMATRPELYFNLSRALYQSIRYPDMAALARRKTLTVGRFTEAFAAANQGMRADMMRVTATRDNRLSEVWLCMDKALEFARCPKHQGGTSNQTSLRIAPGPNIPNPKRAKPAPASRSGLILHLDPNAELPEN comes from the coding sequence TTGCTTAAACTTGCGCTGCCGCTGCTCCTGCTCGCGGCGCCCGCGAGCGCTCTGGCGCAGGCGGCGCAGTGCAGCCTGCCAGCACAGATGCCCCGACCGCGTCCGGACCTGCCGAGCGAGAGTCAGGGCCGGCGCCTGCTGCCCATAGGCGGCTATACCCTGGCGCTCACCTGGTCGCCGCAATATTGTGCCGGTGCTAAAGGTGGCGACGACGCCTTCCAGTGCAGCGGCCGCAACGGGCGTTTCGGCTTCACCCTGCATGGTCTTTGGCCCGACGGCGTAGGCAAGGAATGGCCGCAATATTGCCGTGCGACAGACCTGCTGCCGCGTCCGGTGATCTGGCAAAATCTCTGCGTCACCCCTTCGGTCCAGTTGCTCCAGCATGAATGGGCCAAACATGGCACCTGCATGGCGACGAGGCCGGAACTCTATTTCAATCTTTCCCGCGCCTTATACCAGTCGATCCGCTATCCTGATATGGCCGCGCTGGCCCGCCGAAAGACGTTGACGGTGGGACGGTTTACCGAGGCCTTCGCCGCCGCCAACCAGGGGATGCGGGCCGATATGATGCGCGTCACCGCGACCCGCGACAATCGGCTGAGTGAGGTCTGGCTCTGCATGGACAAGGCGCTGGAGTTCGCCCGTTGTCCAAAGCATCAGGGCGGGACAAGCAACCAAACCAGCCTGCGCATTGCGCCCGGTCCGAATATTCCCAATCCGAAGCGTGCCAAGCCTGCGCCGGCAAGTCGGTCCGGCCTGATCCTGCACCTCGATCCCAATGCCGAATTGCCGGAGAATTAG
- the nadC gene encoding carboxylating nicotinate-nucleotide diphosphorylase — protein sequence MTADSSSFSLPGFDLDAFIASTLAEDLGPDRRDVTSEAVIPGDAIFDGVMDSRDAVTLAGLPIAAAFFRALDPDVEVELLKQDGDRVAAGTDIMRIRGKARAMLTAERSALNTVQHLSGIATMTRAYVDAILGTGTTLLDTRKTIPGLRILEKYATRMGGATNHRMGLWDAAMIKDNHVAVAGSVEEAVRRAAAAGIASIIVEVDRIDQIEPALAAGATHLLLDNMDAPTLRGAVTLVGGRVPTEASGGVTLETIRAKAETGVTYISVGRLTQSAPAADIGLDFAFA from the coding sequence ATGACCGCTGATTCTTCCTCCTTTTCGCTCCCTGGCTTCGATCTCGACGCCTTCATCGCTTCCACCCTGGCGGAAGATCTCGGCCCAGATCGCCGCGACGTGACCAGCGAGGCGGTGATTCCCGGCGATGCGATCTTCGATGGCGTGATGGACAGCCGTGACGCCGTGACGCTGGCGGGCCTGCCGATCGCCGCCGCCTTCTTCCGCGCGCTCGACCCCGATGTGGAGGTCGAACTGCTGAAACAGGATGGCGACCGCGTGGCGGCGGGCACCGACATCATGCGCATCCGGGGCAAGGCCCGCGCCATGCTGACTGCCGAGCGGTCCGCGCTCAATACCGTCCAGCATCTGAGCGGCATCGCCACCATGACCCGCGCCTATGTCGACGCGATCCTGGGCACCGGCACGACCCTGCTCGACACGCGCAAGACCATTCCCGGCCTGCGCATATTGGAAAAATATGCGACCCGCATGGGCGGCGCGACCAATCACCGCATGGGCCTGTGGGATGCGGCGATGATCAAGGACAATCATGTCGCCGTCGCCGGATCGGTCGAGGAAGCCGTCCGCCGCGCCGCCGCCGCCGGCATCGCTAGCATCATCGTGGAAGTCGACCGTATCGACCAGATCGAACCGGCGCTTGCCGCCGGAGCCACCCATCTCCTCCTCGACAATATGGATGCGCCCACCCTGCGCGGCGCTGTCACGCTGGTCGGCGGCCGCGTTCCCACCGAGGCGTCGGGCGGCGTGACGCTGGAAACCATCCGCGCAAAGGCGGAAACCGGCGTCACCTATATCAGCGTCGGCCGTCTGACCCAGTCGGCTCCGGCCGCCGATATCGGCCTGGACTTCGCTTTCGCATAG